A genomic segment from Orrella daihaiensis encodes:
- a CDS encoding DUF2165 domain-containing protein: MAANDRLQQVSLLTKAVLTLSIGLFGLVVAWTNLIAYSINFQFVQQVLSMESLASWAQVETLLHRAIKDPMLHQMAYAAIIFAEFVVGILCSVGGLLLLFCVFCANPNRLAIGKAFGLAGCGVGVLIWYLGFAVIGAEYFAMWANSWNGQATAYAFSGILLLSMIYLAQPEATVSDPRKPEDMSSPNGQNAQL, translated from the coding sequence GTGGCAGCAAATGATCGCCTACAACAGGTCAGCCTGCTGACAAAGGCAGTGTTGACTCTATCTATCGGCTTGTTTGGGTTGGTGGTCGCATGGACTAACCTCATCGCCTACAGTATTAATTTTCAATTTGTGCAACAAGTGCTCAGCATGGAGTCACTTGCCAGTTGGGCGCAAGTCGAGACGTTATTGCATCGCGCGATCAAAGACCCGATGCTGCACCAGATGGCTTACGCCGCGATTATCTTTGCTGAGTTTGTAGTTGGCATTCTGTGCAGCGTTGGTGGATTACTGCTGCTGTTTTGCGTGTTTTGTGCTAACCCGAATCGTTTGGCGATCGGCAAGGCGTTTGGTTTGGCTGGTTGCGGGGTTGGTGTCCTGATCTGGTATCTGGGCTTTGCGGTCATCGGTGCTGAATACTTTGCCATGTGGGCTAACAGTTGGAATGGGCAGGCAACAGCGTATGCGTTTTCCGGGATTTTATTGTTGTCGATGATTTATTTGGCTCAACCAGAAGCGACCGTATCCGATCCTCGCAAGCCAGAAGATATGTCGTCACCCAACGGTCAGAACGCTCAGTTGTGA
- a CDS encoding DoxX family protein, with the protein MQSSVNNVLVLIGRLALAALFLPAGLSKITGFTGTVGYIESVGLPLAALGAVIAIIVEIVGGVALIAGFFTRTAAIVLAIFTLLASIFFHAYWAMPADQAFMQQLLFYKNIAVIGGLLILAAHGAGQLSLDQKRVGK; encoded by the coding sequence ATGCAATCCTCAGTGAACAATGTTCTCGTTCTTATCGGTCGCTTGGCTCTGGCCGCCCTGTTTTTACCAGCGGGTCTTTCCAAAATTACCGGCTTTACCGGAACCGTTGGTTACATTGAATCGGTGGGCTTGCCGCTTGCCGCGCTAGGTGCGGTCATTGCCATCATCGTTGAAATCGTAGGCGGCGTTGCATTGATCGCAGGTTTCTTTACGCGCACAGCAGCAATTGTTCTGGCTATCTTCACACTGTTGGCCAGCATTTTTTTCCATGCCTATTGGGCAATGCCAGCAGATCAGGCTTTCATGCAACAACTGCTGTTCTATAAAAATATCGCGGTCATTGGGGGGCTATTGATTCTGGCTGCACATGGTGCCGGACAACTTAGTCTCGATCAAAAGCGCGTTGGTAAGTAA
- a CDS encoding NADP-dependent isocitrate dehydrogenase → MDNLTAITVARGDGIGPEIMDATLAVLDAAGARIKPEFIEIGESQYLAGYSSGISQQAWDSLRRTKVFLKAPITTPQGGGFKSLNVTIRKTLGLYANIRPCVSYAPFVQTLHPKMDVVIVRENEEDLYAGIEHRQTDDVYQCLKLITRPGCERIIRYAFEYAQNHGRQHVTCMTKDNIMKMTDGLFHKVFDEIAKQYPAITTHHMIIDIGAARLATRPEQFDVIVTPNLYGDIISDIAAELTGSVGLAPSANIGEHCAMFEAIHGSAPDIAGQGIANPSGLLLASVLMLVHIGQPAVAQAIHNAWLCAIEDGIHSAELHHAQSQRIAVGTQAFAQAVIDRLGQQPKHFTPVYYSGSPASNGSETTVSANSSPSELLFKSPKADKKMVGVDVFVHASDTSADFLAGQLSALTTSAFELQMITNRGVKVWPAGFAETFCTDHWRCRFAAPGTNTITHTDIIHLLEALTARGIDVIKTENLCTFDGERGYALGQGQ, encoded by the coding sequence ATGGATAACCTTACCGCTATCACGGTCGCCCGCGGAGATGGCATCGGCCCTGAAATCATGGATGCCACACTCGCCGTATTAGATGCTGCTGGGGCGCGCATTAAACCTGAATTCATTGAAATCGGAGAAAGTCAGTACCTTGCTGGATACAGTTCAGGGATTTCACAACAAGCATGGGACAGCCTGCGGCGCACCAAAGTGTTTCTCAAAGCACCTATCACGACGCCTCAAGGTGGAGGGTTTAAAAGCCTTAATGTCACAATCAGAAAAACGCTTGGTCTATACGCCAACATACGGCCGTGCGTCAGCTACGCTCCATTCGTGCAAACTCTGCATCCCAAAATGGATGTTGTGATTGTTAGAGAAAACGAAGAAGATTTATATGCGGGTATTGAGCATCGGCAAACTGATGATGTGTATCAGTGTTTGAAACTCATCACCCGTCCTGGCTGCGAACGCATCATTCGCTACGCCTTCGAATACGCGCAAAACCATGGTCGTCAACATGTCACTTGCATGACCAAAGACAATATCATGAAGATGACAGACGGCTTATTTCATAAAGTATTCGACGAAATAGCCAAACAGTACCCTGCGATTACCACCCATCACATGATTATTGATATCGGAGCAGCGCGACTCGCAACACGTCCTGAGCAATTTGATGTGATTGTCACGCCGAACCTGTATGGCGACATTATTTCCGATATCGCAGCTGAGCTAACCGGCTCCGTCGGTTTAGCCCCTAGCGCCAACATTGGCGAACATTGCGCTATGTTTGAAGCAATCCATGGCAGTGCGCCAGACATCGCTGGCCAAGGCATCGCTAACCCGTCTGGATTATTACTGGCCTCGGTGTTAATGCTTGTTCATATTGGACAGCCAGCAGTCGCGCAAGCCATACACAATGCTTGGCTCTGTGCGATTGAGGATGGTATTCATAGTGCAGAGTTGCATCACGCACAAAGCCAACGTATTGCGGTCGGCACTCAGGCTTTTGCGCAAGCCGTTATCGATCGTCTCGGGCAACAGCCCAAGCACTTTACCCCGGTTTATTACTCGGGCAGTCCAGCAAGCAACGGATCGGAAACAACCGTAAGCGCAAATAGCTCACCGAGCGAGCTGCTATTTAAATCACCCAAGGCAGATAAAAAAATGGTGGGTGTAGATGTATTTGTGCACGCATCTGATACGAGCGCTGACTTTCTAGCCGGGCAGCTCAGTGCATTGACCACATCGGCTTTTGAGCTGCAGATGATCACCAACCGTGGTGTCAAAGTTTGGCCAGCTGGCTTTGCGGAGACATTTTGCACCGATCACTGGCGTTGCCGTTTTGCCGCACCTGGCACTAACACGATCACCCATACGGACATTATTCACTTGTTAGAAGCACTCACTGCGCGCGGGATTGACGTCATCAAAACAGAAAATTTGTGCACCTTCGATGGCGAGCGTGGTTACGCCCTTGGGCAGGGGCAATGA
- a CDS encoding DODA-type extradiol aromatic ring-opening family dioxygenase, with protein sequence MSTNPDTAPSLFISHGAPTFADQPGELGYRLGQLGQMLGSARAIVAVSPHWETNGLRVSSHPSPETIHDFYGFPKELYAIQYPAHGSPEVAKLVVDTLASNGLDAGLDPDRGMDHGVWVPLRYLRPLADIPVICVSLPINSTPDQAWHLGQTLAVLRQYGCLVLGTGSLTHNLAEFRGSNTDQVSPYVHEFANWIEDRIKDGDYDSLLHYRELAPHGQRAHPTEEHLLPLFFALGATSKADRFEVISREVRYGMLSMASYCWQ encoded by the coding sequence ATGAGCACAAACCCTGACACCGCCCCTAGCTTATTCATCTCCCATGGAGCGCCGACATTTGCTGACCAACCTGGTGAGCTTGGATACAGGCTGGGTCAATTGGGACAAATGCTTGGCAGTGCCAGGGCAATCGTAGCTGTCTCGCCACACTGGGAAACCAATGGCTTGCGGGTTTCAAGCCACCCATCCCCTGAGACGATTCATGACTTTTACGGCTTCCCGAAAGAGCTGTATGCCATTCAATATCCAGCCCACGGGTCTCCAGAAGTTGCCAAACTGGTTGTGGACACTCTTGCATCAAATGGTCTAGACGCCGGTCTGGATCCAGATCGAGGCATGGACCATGGCGTATGGGTACCACTACGGTATTTGCGGCCATTGGCTGACATACCAGTGATTTGCGTATCACTACCTATCAACAGCACGCCCGATCAAGCCTGGCATCTCGGTCAGACACTTGCCGTGCTTCGCCAATATGGCTGCTTGGTCCTGGGAACCGGCAGCCTGACGCACAACCTCGCGGAGTTCCGTGGTTCGAATACAGATCAAGTATCTCCCTATGTGCATGAATTTGCCAACTGGATTGAGGACCGGATTAAAGATGGCGATTATGACTCTTTACTGCATTACCGTGAATTGGCACCCCATGGGCAACGGGCCCACCCCACCGAGGAGCACTTGTTGCCACTGTTCTTTGCCCTTGGCGCCACAAGCAAGGCAGACCGTTTTGAAGTGATTTCAAGGGAGGTTCGCTACGGTATGTTATCCATGGCGTCCTACTGCTGGCAGTAG
- a CDS encoding LysR family transcriptional regulator encodes MDRIEAMQAFVAVVEAGSFVAAANKLQLSKAVVSRQVALLEDELGTRLLHRTTRRVSLTSDGDLFFGRSRELLQQWQEVTDEVSHRTVQARGTLRVNVPFSYGVMYLAPLWPVFMQKHPEVLLEITLSDRVADLVDEGFDLAVRIGQLPSSSLVSRRLASMRLKVCAAPSYVKNHGRPNRPTDLAAHRILAYSLLSTGDTWTLSMKAEPQKREVVDVKPVMRSNNGDTCTQAAIAGQGIVLQPDFMVQKHIDHGELLELLPTWQAEEFGIYAVFPTRRHLPAKVRLMIDFLVTHLISHKPGR; translated from the coding sequence ATGGATCGCATAGAAGCCATGCAGGCGTTTGTGGCAGTGGTCGAGGCTGGTAGCTTCGTGGCGGCAGCAAACAAGCTACAACTATCCAAAGCAGTGGTGTCGCGACAGGTGGCCTTGCTAGAAGATGAGTTGGGCACGCGTCTGTTGCATAGAACCACAAGAAGGGTTTCCCTGACCTCCGATGGCGACTTGTTTTTTGGGCGCAGTCGTGAATTGTTGCAGCAATGGCAAGAGGTCACAGACGAAGTCAGTCACCGAACTGTTCAGGCGCGTGGCACGCTCAGAGTCAATGTACCGTTTAGTTATGGGGTGATGTACCTAGCGCCGCTCTGGCCTGTGTTCATGCAAAAGCACCCCGAGGTCTTGCTGGAGATCACGCTGTCAGATCGGGTGGCCGATCTTGTTGATGAGGGTTTCGATTTGGCAGTTCGCATCGGACAGCTACCATCGTCATCATTGGTCAGTCGCCGACTCGCGAGCATGAGGCTGAAAGTTTGTGCCGCACCGAGTTACGTCAAAAATCATGGCAGGCCAAACAGACCAACCGATCTCGCGGCTCATCGGATACTAGCTTACAGCTTGCTATCAACTGGTGACACTTGGACACTGTCGATGAAGGCTGAGCCGCAAAAACGCGAGGTCGTTGATGTCAAGCCGGTGATGCGTAGTAACAACGGCGACACCTGTACGCAAGCGGCCATCGCAGGCCAAGGCATTGTGTTACAGCCCGATTTCATGGTGCAGAAACATATTGATCATGGGGAGTTGCTTGAACTACTGCCGACCTGGCAGGCAGAGGAGTTTGGTATTTATGCTGTCTTTCCAACCCGCAGGCACCTGCCGGCTAAGGTTAGACTCATGATCGATTTTCTGGTGACACATTTGATTTCTCACAAACCAGGTCGCTAG
- the glpK gene encoding glycerol kinase GlpK, with translation MSFILALDQGTSSSRSIIFDASGKMVGMAQREFRQIFPKPGWVEHDPREIWSTQRDTALEALAKAKLTAKDIAAIGITNQRETTIVWNRQTGEPIYNAIVWQDRRAEPTCAELRQQNLGAYVAQSTGLLIDAYFSATKLHWILEHVPQARALAQKGDLAFGTVDSWLIWQLTGGASHATDVSNASRTMMFNIQRNDWDHKILEMLNIPSSVLPQVLSSSAAFGETDASVFGQSIPIGGVAGDQQSALFGQACFEPGMAKNTYGTGCFMLMHTGHQFQQSANGLITTAAAQPDDVTRFALEGSIFIGGAVVQWLRDGLRAITSSTEVQPLAESVPDSGGVMFVPAFTGLGAPYWAPDARGTIVGLTRGTTVAHIARAALESIAFQSAALLQAMNRDVVAAGGVPVSELRVDGGACVNDLLMQIQADLLGIPVVRPAVIETTALGAAYLAGLQSGVYKNLQDLSGQWRVDRTFHPTLPSGQAQERMRRWEQAVRQATAA, from the coding sequence GTGAGTTTTATCCTGGCATTGGATCAAGGTACGTCAAGTTCTCGCAGCATAATCTTTGATGCCAGTGGCAAGATGGTTGGCATGGCTCAGCGCGAGTTTAGACAGATCTTCCCCAAGCCTGGTTGGGTTGAGCACGATCCCCGCGAAATCTGGTCGACGCAACGTGATACCGCGCTTGAGGCTCTCGCCAAAGCCAAATTGACCGCTAAGGATATTGCTGCAATTGGTATTACCAACCAGCGTGAAACCACGATTGTCTGGAATCGACAAACGGGTGAGCCCATCTACAACGCCATTGTCTGGCAAGACCGTCGAGCCGAACCAACTTGCGCCGAACTTCGCCAACAAAACCTCGGGGCATACGTGGCGCAAAGTACAGGGCTATTGATTGATGCCTACTTTTCAGCAACCAAGTTGCACTGGATTCTAGAGCATGTGCCGCAAGCCAGAGCGCTTGCTCAAAAGGGGGATCTTGCGTTTGGCACCGTTGATAGCTGGCTGATCTGGCAATTGACTGGTGGTGCAAGCCATGCCACGGATGTCAGTAACGCATCGCGCACGATGATGTTTAATATCCAGCGCAATGACTGGGACCACAAGATCCTGGAGATGCTGAATATCCCATCATCGGTTTTGCCACAAGTTTTGTCATCAAGTGCGGCGTTTGGGGAAACCGACGCGTCGGTATTTGGTCAGAGTATTCCAATCGGTGGTGTAGCGGGAGATCAGCAAAGCGCGCTATTTGGGCAGGCTTGTTTTGAGCCGGGTATGGCTAAAAACACATACGGTACGGGTTGTTTCATGCTGATGCATACTGGTCACCAATTTCAACAAAGTGCCAATGGCTTGATCACGACAGCTGCTGCTCAACCAGATGATGTGACAAGGTTCGCACTCGAAGGAAGCATCTTTATAGGTGGTGCGGTCGTACAGTGGCTGCGGGACGGTTTACGTGCAATTACCTCAAGCACTGAGGTACAACCTCTGGCTGAAAGCGTTCCGGACTCAGGCGGGGTAATGTTCGTGCCTGCTTTTACGGGGCTCGGTGCACCCTATTGGGCCCCTGATGCCAGAGGTACCATCGTTGGTCTGACACGGGGTACCACCGTTGCGCATATTGCCCGAGCAGCCCTCGAAAGCATCGCATTTCAAAGCGCGGCATTGTTACAGGCCATGAATCGTGATGTGGTTGCTGCAGGTGGTGTGCCTGTTAGTGAGCTGCGGGTCGACGGTGGTGCCTGCGTCAATGACCTCTTAATGCAAATACAGGCGGACCTGCTTGGAATACCTGTGGTGCGTCCGGCAGTCATCGAAACCACTGCACTCGGTGCTGCATATTTGGCGGGCTTACAGTCTGGCGTCTATAAAAACCTGCAGGACTTGAGTGGTCAATGGCGGGTTGATCGTACGTTCCATCCGACGCTGCCTAGCGGGCAGGCTCAAGAGCGCATGCGCCGCTGGGAGCAAGCAGTACGTCAGGCCACGGCGGCCTGA
- a CDS encoding rhodanese-like domain-containing protein, with product MLGQFKSIIAVMLVLMTTGVFAQTATVDAEIGATEAYELVKDGKITLIDIRRPEEWRQTGVAQGALRINMLHPKGFQGFAQEIYTAVGGDLNAPIVLICRTGSRTSRLQPILTQVGFTNVKHVPEGTLGNRKKPGWIAQGLPIEPCKDC from the coding sequence ATGTTGGGACAATTCAAATCGATTATTGCGGTAATGCTCGTGTTGATGACCACGGGTGTATTTGCGCAAACAGCTACGGTTGATGCGGAAATCGGTGCTACCGAAGCGTATGAGCTAGTTAAAGACGGCAAGATCACGCTAATTGATATACGTCGTCCAGAAGAGTGGCGGCAAACAGGAGTTGCGCAAGGGGCGCTTCGTATCAATATGTTGCATCCAAAGGGATTTCAGGGTTTCGCACAAGAGATATATACCGCTGTTGGTGGCGACTTGAATGCACCGATTGTGCTGATTTGCCGTACGGGCAGTCGAACCAGCCGTTTACAACCGATTCTGACGCAAGTGGGATTTACCAATGTAAAACATGTTCCGGAGGGGACACTTGGTAATCGGAAAAAGCCCGGGTGGATCGCTCAAGGGCTGCCAATTGAGCCATGTAAAGATTGCTAG
- a CDS encoding metallophosphoesterase, whose product MKLHVLSDLHLEFSGFTPPRTDADVIVLAGDIAGGVDGLQWAAKQFERQSVIYVPGNHEYYGVECSEVLRQLRQTAHELGIFLLHNDEVVLDDDRGNLVRFLGCTLWTDFRLFGDARRTFCVNAASVGLNDFRWIKDGGRKLLPEQTARWHADHVRWLQEQLKKSFPGKTVVVTHHLPSARSVAERYKLDVLSACFASELDHLFGPMALWIHGHTHDSVDYELAGTRVICNPRGCAYNVGRPENPAFDPGLVIEV is encoded by the coding sequence ATGAAGCTACATGTTTTGAGTGATCTACATTTGGAGTTTTCAGGGTTTACACCCCCGCGAACGGATGCCGATGTGATCGTGCTCGCCGGTGACATCGCCGGCGGGGTCGATGGGCTGCAATGGGCGGCTAAGCAATTTGAGCGGCAAAGCGTGATTTATGTGCCGGGCAACCACGAATATTATGGTGTCGAGTGCTCGGAAGTGCTCAGGCAATTGCGCCAGACAGCACATGAGCTTGGCATTTTTTTACTTCATAACGATGAGGTGGTGCTCGACGATGACCGCGGCAACCTGGTGAGATTTTTAGGTTGCACACTTTGGACTGATTTCCGTTTGTTTGGTGATGCCAGGCGAACGTTTTGCGTGAATGCTGCTAGTGTAGGTCTGAATGATTTTCGGTGGATTAAAGATGGTGGACGCAAGTTATTGCCCGAACAAACTGCGCGCTGGCATGCAGATCATGTGCGGTGGTTGCAAGAGCAATTGAAAAAATCATTTCCCGGGAAAACCGTCGTAGTAACACACCACCTACCTAGCGCCCGCTCAGTCGCTGAACGTTACAAGCTTGATGTCCTATCGGCTTGTTTTGCGTCAGAGCTAGATCATCTGTTTGGTCCGATGGCACTCTGGATACATGGTCACACTCACGATTCAGTCGACTATGAGTTGGCAGGCACGAGGGTGATCTGTAATCCGCGTGGTTGTGCCTATAACGTTGGACGGCCAGAAAACCCAGCGTTTGATCCCGGCTTGGTGATCGAGGTTTAG
- a CDS encoding glycerol-3-phosphate dehydrogenase/oxidase, with amino-acid sequence MIRTAQWNQANQTDLYDITIIGGGATGLGVALDAALRGFSVLLLESHDFGGGTSSRSTKLLHGGVRYLAQGNISLVREALAERTTVLHIAPHLAQPLPFVMPSYQWWQTPFYGMGLKAYDLLAGKAGLGSTQLLSSREVKAALPGINDKHLQGGVQYWDGQFDDARLALALARSAERAGAVTLNYADVTAIEHINAGEAKFNIAVTDRRLGLDHHFKTRALINAAGVWVDQIRQMAQPATDKTPHHRMVSPSQGVHVVVDRSFMPAEHALLVPKTEDGRVLFAVPWMGSIILGTTDTPRQDLPREPDPFASELDFILQEASKVLSKPVTRDDIKSVWVGLRPLVATPAANDNTATKTLSREHTIVTDPNGLVTVTGGKWTTYRAMAEDVMDACFKAGILPTRPGGATRTHALVGAAQIGGQNHALWQPPGPHLYGSEIEAVQQCPGADHEIGLGLTEAMVRFAARHEYAQTIEDVLARRWRVLFLDAKLACSMAPEVDRILREETGLDTDLAAFEKLTEHYLP; translated from the coding sequence ATGATACGCACGGCACAATGGAATCAGGCCAATCAGACTGATCTCTACGACATCACCATCATTGGTGGGGGCGCAACCGGACTTGGGGTGGCACTCGATGCTGCCTTGCGTGGTTTCAGCGTGCTGCTACTGGAGTCGCACGACTTCGGTGGCGGGACTTCTTCTCGCTCGACCAAACTGTTGCATGGTGGTGTCCGGTATTTGGCGCAGGGCAATATCTCACTTGTGCGTGAGGCACTCGCTGAACGCACAACTGTCTTGCATATCGCGCCGCACCTGGCTCAGCCACTGCCATTTGTGATGCCTTCTTATCAGTGGTGGCAAACACCGTTTTACGGCATGGGCTTAAAGGCTTACGATTTGCTTGCTGGCAAAGCTGGCTTAGGATCAACGCAATTGCTTAGCAGCCGTGAGGTTAAAGCCGCTTTGCCGGGCATCAACGACAAGCATCTGCAAGGCGGCGTTCAATACTGGGACGGGCAGTTCGACGATGCCCGTTTGGCGTTGGCCTTGGCACGCAGTGCAGAGCGCGCAGGTGCTGTGACGCTCAACTATGCTGACGTCACCGCCATTGAACACATCAACGCCGGTGAGGCCAAATTCAATATCGCTGTCACCGACAGGCGGCTGGGCCTGGATCATCACTTCAAGACACGGGCATTGATTAATGCCGCCGGCGTCTGGGTTGATCAGATACGCCAGATGGCACAGCCGGCCACCGACAAAACCCCGCATCATCGGATGGTTTCGCCGAGCCAGGGTGTGCACGTGGTTGTCGACCGCTCATTTATGCCAGCCGAGCATGCGCTGCTCGTTCCCAAGACCGAAGATGGCCGGGTGCTTTTTGCTGTGCCATGGATGGGTTCGATTATCCTAGGGACCACGGATACACCGAGGCAAGATCTACCACGCGAACCAGATCCCTTTGCCAGTGAGCTGGACTTTATTTTGCAGGAAGCGTCCAAGGTGCTCAGCAAGCCGGTCACACGAGACGACATCAAAAGCGTCTGGGTCGGTTTGCGACCGCTCGTGGCCACACCTGCCGCCAACGACAACACCGCAACCAAGACGCTGTCGCGCGAGCACACAATCGTGACTGATCCAAACGGACTTGTGACCGTTACCGGCGGCAAATGGACAACATATCGCGCCATGGCCGAAGATGTCATGGATGCCTGCTTTAAAGCTGGAATTTTGCCCACCCGCCCAGGGGGCGCTACTCGAACGCATGCCTTGGTCGGAGCTGCACAGATAGGTGGTCAAAACCACGCCTTGTGGCAACCCCCGGGACCACACCTATATGGCAGTGAAATCGAAGCAGTGCAGCAATGTCCGGGTGCTGATCACGAAATTGGCTTAGGCTTAACTGAGGCCATGGTCCGTTTTGCTGCCCGTCATGAATATGCTCAGACTATCGAAGATGTGTTGGCAAGGCGCTGGCGCGTACTCTTCCTTGATGCCAAACTGGCATGCTCGATGGCACCAGAGGTCGACCGTATCCTCCGAGAAGAAACCGGGTTAGACACTGATCTAGCAGCATTTGAAAAACTGACTGAACATTATCTGCCATGA
- a CDS encoding cupin produces the protein MMTPRDAVSGNLLSDLPSSPEAAEVFHALLSFGNVRIERIVSTGQVSPEGFWYDQTQAEWILLVQGSATLRFEDELYGRNLAVGDFLYIAPHRRHRVQFTQASPPTVWLAIHIESNEK, from the coding sequence ATGATGACGCCTCGGGACGCGGTGTCCGGTAATTTGCTCAGTGATCTTCCGAGTTCGCCTGAAGCTGCTGAAGTTTTTCATGCCTTGTTGTCGTTCGGAAATGTGCGTATCGAACGTATTGTGTCGACTGGTCAAGTTAGCCCGGAAGGGTTTTGGTATGACCAAACACAAGCCGAATGGATTTTATTGGTGCAAGGTAGTGCCACCCTCAGGTTTGAGGATGAGCTATACGGAAGAAACTTGGCTGTGGGCGATTTCCTATACATTGCACCGCATCGCCGGCATCGCGTGCAATTCACGCAAGCCAGTCCGCCAACGGTCTGGCTTGCGATCCACATAGAGAGTAATGAGAAGTAG
- a CDS encoding LysR family transcriptional regulator: MNKIRAPRVTFNQLRTLEAVVRLGSVTRAAQELHLTQPTVSTQIQDLQASLDTELLEPIGRGIRPTEIAGLLRQTVLDIFVRWQQFEEELQAVHGLERGTLKIAGVTTTEYFIAQWLSDYTADHPGIEIELAVENRDAVVRYLTNDEIELAVMMMPPQQLPLETLPVMQNPLVLIGPKDHPWSKKSRLTRQVLDGVPMLMREKGSGTRLTTQAYFKQYGLDLNVRATLGSNEAIKHAVAAGLGLAVVSLHALAADPTKDGVAILPVTGFPIKRQWQLVWRKDRRLSLAARRFISDVRGRYQLSRSANHTIA, from the coding sequence ATGAATAAGATTCGAGCGCCCAGGGTTACCTTCAATCAGCTACGCACACTCGAAGCTGTGGTGCGACTTGGCTCAGTTACACGCGCGGCTCAGGAATTACATCTGACTCAGCCAACCGTATCGACACAGATACAAGATCTACAAGCCTCACTTGATACCGAATTGCTCGAGCCGATTGGCCGTGGTATTCGTCCAACTGAGATTGCTGGGTTATTGCGTCAAACAGTGCTTGACATCTTTGTGAGATGGCAGCAATTTGAAGAAGAGTTGCAGGCCGTGCATGGATTGGAGCGGGGGACACTAAAGATTGCCGGTGTCACAACGACTGAGTACTTCATTGCGCAGTGGCTTTCAGATTACACGGCGGACCACCCAGGCATCGAGATCGAATTGGCAGTAGAAAATCGAGATGCAGTGGTGAGGTACTTGACCAACGACGAAATCGAGTTGGCTGTCATGATGATGCCACCACAACAGTTGCCGCTTGAGACCTTGCCAGTTATGCAAAACCCGCTTGTGTTGATTGGTCCAAAGGATCACCCATGGAGTAAAAAAAGCCGATTAACCCGACAGGTTTTAGATGGGGTGCCGATGTTGATGCGCGAGAAAGGCTCGGGCACCCGCCTGACCACGCAAGCTTACTTCAAGCAATATGGTCTGGATCTGAATGTCCGCGCCACGCTCGGTAGTAACGAAGCGATCAAACACGCAGTGGCTGCGGGCTTAGGATTGGCCGTTGTTTCACTACATGCACTGGCCGCAGACCCGACCAAGGATGGTGTAGCGATTTTGCCTGTTACGGGTTTCCCGATCAAACGTCAGTGGCAATTGGTGTGGCGTAAGGATCGACGCCTATCGTTGGCCGCCAGACGTTTTATCTCGGATGTTAGGGGGCGTTATCAGTTGTCTAGATCGGCAAACCACACAATAGCCTGA